From one Nitrospira sp. MA-1 genomic stretch:
- a CDS encoding energy-coupling factor transporter ATPase, translated as MSLPQAARDSRRWWADLVAVWRDTRQIVLTAQIAAIYAAILIPFKAGIPIVPGFVELRPANAIPLVASLLFGPAAAWGAGIGNVIGDCFGTLGPASFFGFLGNFIFGYLPYVLWGHLGWFSSGQPPLGKSWRQMMEYGVVCMIASAACAGMIAWGVEWLGLLPFVILAPAIFFNNVVMGMFLGPPLLGFLYPRVQRWRLRYEDIRESGASHINPTKKLEAPNSGSEGTNAHFRDVIVDCRGFTFQYASGSAPVLRNVSFSLASGELVVLLGRSGSGKSTICYACNGLIPHMIPGTLSGTMRVKGRDTVDDPVWKQAGRVGLVFQDFDTQLVATTVEGELLHPLEYRDPRLFVDEVRRRVVRALNQIGLADCAHRDPMTMSGGQRQRLVMASVLVQEPALLVLDEPGSDLDPAGRSQLRNVLRNLQQDGITVLMTEHNDDYLAQADRVLVLDQEHIVWEGKPETLLRQPQLMRDCGLRPFVLTECFEEWGLEHVPVSVEEAWTRADELNLRLAPPAEVLDDTLRVGKLPERESTMALPLIQVDHVSFQYEEQTVLADVSFTIQPGDFLALLGQNGSGKSTLARLLNGLLMPTCGTIVVDGMNTRSTSMNELAQRVGLVFQNPDHQIFADTVWEEVAFSAKNMGCSEDEIADRVKESLTAVGLPIEGSRDLDPFSLRKGERQRIAVASVLATRPAVLIVDEPTTGLDPLETDRMMAMIRRLNQEGHTIVMITHSMGLVAAYARRCLFMYSGRIIADGTPREVFADPGLIQSASLEIPAISRFSQRWGQTLLTVEEVNASWRRGFP; from the coding sequence ATGTCTCTTCCCCAAGCTGCTCGTGATTCACGACGATGGTGGGCTGATTTGGTAGCTGTCTGGCGGGATACCCGGCAGATTGTTCTAACGGCTCAGATTGCGGCAATTTATGCCGCAATTCTTATTCCCTTTAAAGCCGGCATTCCGATTGTTCCTGGTTTTGTGGAATTACGACCGGCTAATGCCATTCCTCTTGTGGCATCGCTGTTGTTTGGTCCCGCTGCGGCTTGGGGCGCAGGTATTGGCAATGTCATCGGAGATTGTTTCGGCACCTTGGGGCCGGCAAGTTTCTTTGGGTTTTTAGGCAATTTTATTTTCGGATATCTTCCGTATGTATTATGGGGGCATTTGGGGTGGTTCTCATCCGGCCAGCCGCCTTTGGGGAAATCTTGGCGTCAGATGATGGAATATGGCGTGGTATGTATGATCGCTTCAGCCGCCTGTGCCGGAATGATTGCGTGGGGAGTGGAGTGGTTGGGGTTGTTACCCTTTGTTATCCTCGCTCCAGCGATCTTTTTTAATAATGTGGTGATGGGCATGTTTCTCGGTCCTCCATTATTGGGGTTTCTCTATCCGAGAGTGCAACGGTGGCGCTTGCGGTATGAAGATATTCGAGAATCAGGTGCTTCCCATATTAACCCTACCAAAAAGCTGGAGGCACCTAATTCGGGGAGCGAGGGGACGAATGCCCATTTTCGCGACGTAATTGTGGACTGTCGTGGCTTTACATTCCAGTATGCGTCCGGTTCAGCACCTGTGCTCAGGAATGTGTCATTTTCTCTGGCTTCCGGTGAACTCGTTGTTCTGTTAGGCAGGAGTGGAAGTGGGAAGTCCACGATATGCTATGCCTGTAATGGTCTCATTCCTCATATGATCCCTGGGACACTTTCCGGAACGATGCGAGTGAAGGGCCGCGACACCGTGGATGATCCCGTGTGGAAACAGGCTGGGCGGGTTGGCTTGGTCTTTCAGGATTTTGATACGCAACTTGTGGCGACGACTGTTGAGGGGGAATTGCTCCACCCATTGGAATATCGTGACCCTCGACTTTTTGTGGACGAGGTCAGACGGCGGGTCGTTCGTGCCCTCAATCAAATCGGGTTGGCCGATTGTGCCCACCGTGATCCTATGACGATGTCCGGTGGCCAGAGGCAACGTCTGGTGATGGCTTCTGTGCTGGTACAAGAACCGGCGCTGTTGGTCCTGGATGAACCCGGTTCAGACCTTGATCCGGCAGGCCGGTCACAACTACGTAATGTTTTACGGAATCTTCAACAAGACGGAATTACTGTGCTCATGACCGAGCATAATGATGACTATCTTGCGCAAGCGGATCGAGTTCTGGTCTTGGATCAGGAGCACATCGTTTGGGAAGGAAAGCCTGAGACCTTGTTGCGACAGCCTCAGTTGATGCGGGATTGTGGTCTTCGACCTTTCGTCCTGACAGAATGTTTTGAAGAATGGGGCCTGGAACACGTGCCTGTTTCCGTCGAGGAAGCATGGACCCGGGCTGATGAATTGAATCTTCGTCTGGCACCTCCGGCGGAGGTTCTTGATGATACACTTCGGGTGGGGAAGCTGCCGGAGAGAGAATCAACGATGGCTTTGCCCTTGATTCAGGTTGACCACGTTTCTTTCCAGTATGAAGAGCAGACGGTCTTGGCTGACGTGTCATTTACCATCCAGCCAGGAGACTTTCTGGCATTGCTGGGTCAGAATGGATCAGGGAAAAGTACGCTTGCACGATTGCTCAATGGCCTCTTGATGCCGACATGCGGCACCATTGTTGTGGACGGCATGAATACCCGCAGCACCTCGATGAATGAATTGGCCCAACGCGTCGGATTAGTTTTTCAAAATCCTGATCATCAAATTTTTGCGGATACCGTCTGGGAAGAAGTTGCCTTCAGCGCGAAGAATATGGGTTGCTCAGAGGATGAGATTGCCGATCGGGTGAAAGAATCGTTGACTGCTGTGGGATTGCCTATTGAGGGAAGTCGGGACTTAGATCCGTTTTCCTTAAGAAAAGGGGAGCGACAGCGGATTGCGGTGGCGTCCGTGTTGGCTACGAGACCGGCTGTGTTGATTGTTGATGAACCCACGACAGGGCTTGATCCCCTTGAAACTGACCGGATGATGGCGATGATTCGGCGACTGAATCAAGAGGGGCATACGATTGTGATGATCACACATTCGATGGGGCTTGTTGCGGCTTATGCCCGGCGCTGTCTATTCATGTACAGCGGGAGGATTATTGCTGATGGAACGCCTCGAGAAGTTTTTGCTGATCCCGGGTTGATCCAGTCAGCATCATTAGAGATCCCGGCTATTTCCCGCTTTAGCCAACGATGGGGACAGACCTTACTAACGGTGGAAGAAGTGAACGCCTCCTGGAGGCGAGGTTTTCCATGA
- the mdh gene encoding malate dehydrogenase — MSRIKVTVVGAGNVGGSIAQRLAEKNWYDIVLVDIVEGLPQGKALDLLEAGPICAYDSALTGANHYEASKDSDIVVITSGVPRRPGMSRDELLETNTNIVSGVVRETAKRSPNAILIIVSNPLDVMTHVAHRVSGFPRNRVIGMAGVLDSARFRSFIAEALQVSVENIHAMVLGGHGDSMVPLNRYTTVAGRPVTEWLSPEALEALIKRTREGGIEIVNLLKTGSAYYAPAASVVEMVEAISKDQKKILPCAALCAGEYGFHDLFLGVPVKLGAGGAEQIIEYALTPQEQAALAVSAKAVGELCGQVDLMMKKTT; from the coding sequence ATGAGCCGTATAAAAGTAACTGTGGTGGGTGCAGGAAATGTTGGAGGGTCCATCGCACAACGGTTGGCAGAAAAAAATTGGTACGACATTGTGTTGGTCGATATCGTCGAAGGACTGCCGCAGGGCAAAGCCTTGGATTTGCTCGAAGCCGGCCCAATCTGTGCCTACGATTCCGCCCTGACGGGAGCGAATCACTATGAGGCGAGCAAAGATTCTGACATTGTGGTGATCACGTCAGGCGTGCCCCGCCGGCCGGGGATGAGCCGGGACGAATTATTGGAAACGAATACTAACATAGTGTCGGGGGTGGTCCGTGAGACGGCCAAACGTTCTCCCAATGCCATTCTCATTATTGTCTCCAACCCTCTTGATGTGATGACACACGTTGCGCATCGTGTGAGTGGGTTTCCCAGAAACCGGGTCATTGGGATGGCGGGCGTGTTGGATTCCGCACGGTTCCGGTCCTTTATTGCGGAGGCCTTGCAGGTCTCGGTCGAAAATATTCACGCAATGGTTCTGGGGGGACATGGCGATTCGATGGTGCCCTTGAATCGATATACCACGGTGGCAGGGCGGCCAGTGACCGAATGGTTGTCGCCGGAGGCATTAGAGGCCCTGATTAAACGGACTCGCGAGGGAGGAATCGAAATCGTTAATCTGCTTAAAACCGGTAGTGCCTATTATGCCCCGGCTGCCTCGGTCGTGGAAATGGTTGAGGCGATCTCTAAGGATCAAAAGAAAATCCTTCCCTGTGCGGCCTTATGCGCCGGGGAATATGGTTTTCACGATCTCTTTCTGGGAGTGCCGGTGAAATTAGGGGCCGGCGGGGCGGAACAGATTATTGAATATGCGCTCACCCCACAGGAACAGGCGGCTCTGGCGGTCTCAGCCAAGGCTGTTGGGGAATTGTGTGGACAGGTAGATCTCATGATGAAAAAGACCACCTGA
- a CDS encoding DUF167 family protein, translated as MELGGCVIEGSEGIEIRIYVQPRASKTEIIGLHGEALKIRLAAPPVDGQANTELCRFLAQQLGVPQKDVQLKSGVSSRQKRVFIAGKTLAAIRAVLTKSPSTKNPEYRGG; from the coding sequence ATGGAACTCGGCGGCTGTGTAATAGAAGGATCAGAAGGGATAGAAATTCGAATCTATGTCCAGCCACGAGCCTCAAAAACAGAAATAATTGGACTCCATGGGGAAGCCTTGAAAATTCGCCTTGCAGCTCCTCCGGTGGATGGTCAGGCCAATACAGAATTATGCCGGTTTTTGGCACAACAGCTTGGTGTTCCCCAGAAAGATGTCCAGCTGAAATCGGGAGTGAGTTCCAGGCAGAAACGAGTTTTTATTGCAGGGAAGACCCTGGCTGCTATAAGAGCAGTTCTGACGAAAAGCCCTTCCACGAAAAATCCTGAATATAGAGGTGGATAG
- a CDS encoding VWA domain-containing protein yields the protein MSSLTPKDELHELLVDRLDATTAQGLDEQLVDPRLRVPILELLIELKEISSKIQGEAVWALGELNRKGCVASVIPWLDLGITFAQASGALGLRYFKESPMILGILEGESNRDALLAHVLELADGSNEAAPQCAYEWFKVLPQLCGEMAIPELQEWARLGIDLSEWNYVLGNEFFRECPSIARAVPLESARSWIGFGMKLMVQNSLGKPDYIGTLEFFRTSPSLFLEFNDANVKQRVIDLGTRLADHSPEQAIAFLAKATEVLPGVSTVEWKIRILKFGLLVADRDPEATLAYFSRVSEVVGLAGKEDDTGVFDAWFAQGMEALEYSLEAGRAFFGLETQQACSAVEQAMSGVSLRQVARSLKMFARALCGEDVAIEGLPETGGVSVGTSHMSASPVSEKAQVSSDGKTVYLPLVMRRSESREGNRRWYTVMVAHEVGHVEFGTYALSTQVLQRVATGVQTRYEKERPSQKRGVHTLGNLFQLYPQPEIIRDLWEIVEDARIDYLLRHEYPGLQEDLTSLTKEAMELRTLSHGMTAREIVLDALLLLYAGFTKEDFTRPGLQEVVDEIWQIARTILHPTATVDESVELADRLYQELERRIGTLEKDNQQPEPFSNTTEVSDSGGQPEAAEHLEEAYRPLSNWGYRGILNPDHVKGGEEEEQASKRQTEGQQDQTTQIGGNGGENSPSQFERRHPHQPDSSQDPKKPVFGESPMQQWFQPTLRPGDGQQGSRLREGEYLYQEWDGTVRDYRPQWCRVIEQTGREGSPDFVDETFQTYGPIVRLIRRYFETIRPEAFRRMGRQSHGEDIDLDALVNWMVDRRQGNDSSDQVYATRQKRDRQVAVAFLVDMSGSTGRQIGTRARPVIDIEKEGLLLLSEALSAIGDQYAMYGFSGQTRESVDIQVLKDFDQPSGGRVGLKISGVTPKQQNRDGAAIRHATHRLKQQPAKVRLLILISDGKPLDDDYADEYSLEDTKMALREARLQGVHPFCITIDQAPTEYVKRMYGEIGYVVVDEVESLPMKLPKIYQRLTAK from the coding sequence ATGTCTTCCTTGACCCCAAAAGATGAACTTCATGAGCTATTAGTCGACCGACTTGATGCGACTACGGCTCAGGGTCTCGATGAACAACTGGTGGACCCTCGTCTTCGGGTGCCTATTCTGGAATTACTCATTGAATTAAAAGAGATTTCGTCAAAAATACAGGGTGAAGCCGTATGGGCCCTGGGAGAGTTGAATCGAAAAGGATGCGTAGCCAGTGTCATTCCATGGCTGGATTTAGGGATTACCTTTGCACAAGCCTCCGGGGCTCTCGGTCTGCGTTACTTCAAAGAAAGTCCCATGATTCTCGGAATTCTGGAAGGGGAGTCGAATCGAGATGCATTGTTAGCCCATGTGCTGGAACTAGCCGATGGGTCAAATGAAGCCGCTCCACAATGTGCATACGAATGGTTCAAGGTGCTTCCCCAATTATGTGGGGAGATGGCCATTCCTGAGCTTCAGGAATGGGCCCGGCTAGGGATAGACCTGTCCGAATGGAATTATGTGTTAGGAAACGAGTTTTTCCGTGAATGTCCCTCCATAGCTAGAGCTGTTCCGTTGGAATCGGCCAGGTCCTGGATTGGGTTTGGCATGAAGCTCATGGTTCAAAACAGCCTTGGGAAGCCTGATTATATTGGAACCTTGGAGTTTTTTCGAACGAGTCCAAGTCTGTTTCTGGAGTTCAATGACGCGAACGTCAAGCAACGTGTCATTGATCTAGGGACGAGGCTTGCGGATCATTCTCCTGAGCAGGCGATAGCTTTTTTGGCCAAGGCTACAGAAGTTTTGCCTGGGGTTTCGACGGTCGAGTGGAAGATTCGAATATTAAAATTCGGCCTTCTTGTGGCGGATCGAGATCCCGAGGCGACTCTCGCATATTTTTCTCGCGTTTCCGAGGTGGTCGGCTTGGCTGGCAAAGAGGACGATACCGGTGTGTTTGACGCGTGGTTTGCTCAGGGGATGGAAGCCTTGGAATATAGTCTCGAGGCTGGAAGGGCCTTTTTTGGTTTGGAAACGCAACAGGCTTGTTCAGCAGTAGAGCAGGCGATGAGCGGTGTGTCGCTTCGTCAAGTCGCCCGATCCTTGAAAATGTTTGCAAGGGCGTTGTGTGGGGAGGATGTGGCCATTGAGGGACTTCCCGAAACAGGAGGAGTTTCGGTCGGGACCAGTCACATGTCAGCGAGTCCTGTCTCCGAGAAAGCCCAGGTGAGCAGCGATGGAAAAACCGTATATCTTCCCCTGGTCATGAGGCGATCGGAGAGCCGGGAAGGAAACCGGCGATGGTACACTGTCATGGTCGCTCATGAGGTTGGACATGTGGAATTTGGAACCTATGCGCTCTCGACCCAAGTGTTGCAACGTGTGGCTACCGGGGTGCAGACCCGATACGAAAAGGAACGTCCCAGCCAGAAGAGAGGCGTTCACACATTGGGAAACCTTTTTCAACTCTACCCGCAACCGGAGATTATCCGGGATTTGTGGGAAATTGTGGAAGATGCTCGAATTGACTATTTGCTCCGTCATGAATATCCGGGGTTACAAGAGGATTTGACGTCATTGACCAAGGAGGCGATGGAGCTTCGCACGCTTTCCCATGGAATGACGGCCCGTGAGATTGTGCTGGACGCATTGTTGTTGCTCTATGCAGGGTTTACCAAGGAGGACTTCACTCGTCCTGGACTTCAAGAGGTAGTTGATGAAATCTGGCAGATTGCCCGAACGATTTTACACCCTACTGCGACGGTCGATGAATCGGTGGAACTTGCCGACCGGCTCTATCAGGAATTAGAACGCCGGATAGGAACTCTGGAGAAGGACAATCAACAACCTGAACCCTTTTCCAACACCACCGAGGTCTCTGATTCAGGCGGACAGCCTGAAGCGGCTGAACACTTAGAAGAGGCGTATCGGCCTTTGAGTAACTGGGGGTATCGTGGCATTCTCAATCCGGACCATGTCAAAGGCGGGGAGGAAGAGGAGCAGGCGTCGAAAAGACAGACAGAAGGGCAACAGGACCAAACTACCCAGATTGGGGGAAATGGTGGGGAAAATTCACCCAGCCAATTTGAGCGTCGACATCCTCACCAACCCGATTCGTCGCAAGATCCCAAGAAACCAGTTTTTGGTGAATCGCCTATGCAGCAATGGTTTCAACCGACGCTTCGTCCGGGCGATGGACAACAGGGATCTCGCCTTCGGGAGGGAGAGTATCTCTATCAAGAGTGGGATGGGACGGTACGAGACTATCGACCCCAATGGTGCCGTGTGATCGAACAGACTGGCCGTGAAGGGTCACCCGACTTTGTGGACGAAACGTTTCAAACGTATGGGCCAATTGTGCGACTCATTCGCCGGTATTTTGAAACGATTCGCCCGGAAGCCTTTCGTCGAATGGGACGCCAATCTCATGGGGAAGACATTGATCTGGATGCCTTAGTGAATTGGATGGTGGATCGACGGCAAGGAAACGATTCGTCCGATCAGGTGTATGCCACCAGACAAAAACGTGATCGACAGGTTGCGGTGGCGTTTCTGGTGGATATGAGCGGATCAACCGGACGCCAGATCGGAACTCGAGCGCGTCCCGTTATCGATATTGAAAAAGAAGGCTTGCTCCTGCTCTCGGAAGCGTTGTCTGCGATTGGCGACCAATATGCGATGTACGGCTTTTCGGGGCAAACCCGGGAATCGGTGGACATTCAGGTCTTGAAAGATTTTGACCAACCGTCCGGGGGGCGTGTCGGTTTGAAGATCAGCGGAGTGACACCCAAACAACAAAACCGTGATGGCGCGGCGATCCGACATGCGACGCATCGCCTGAAACAGCAACCGGCGAAAGTGCGGCTTCTCATTCTGATCAGTGATGGGAAACCATTAGATGATGACTATGCGGATGAATACTCGTTGGAAGACACCAAAATGGCTCTTCGGGAAGCTCGTCTTCAAGGCGTCCATCCCTTCTGCATTACCATTGATCAAGCTCCAACCGAATATGTAAAACGGATGTATGGGGAAATTGGGTATGTGGTCGTCGATGAAGTCGAATCACTTCCAATGAAGTTGCCGAAAATTTATCAACGGCTTACGGCCAAATGA
- a CDS encoding SUMF1/EgtB/PvdO family nonheme iron enzyme yields MMQLAKLKSELDDARLCTDRLFSLVSDEAMYERPIPERHRLIFYLGHLEAFDWNQIGRWTLGMPSFHESFDQLFEAGIDPSLGNLPADRPSDWPTINEVHRYNARAREEVDRLLPTVPECIIHMAVEHRLMHAETNAYLLHHLDLKYKHAPANSSGGLSSSFSEDIPKNEMMEVPEGMATLGREPEEGFGWDNEFLQHVVPVPAFLISRHKVTNQQYLRFVQEGGEPSAFWVKRGDAWYVRTMFQEVPLPPFWPVYVTHRQAEAYANWAGMTLPTEPQFHRAAFGTPSGIEQSFPWGNAASMFQHGNVDFHAWDLAPVNAHPLGDSAFGLAQMVGNGWEWTSTVFHPFHGFSPFPTYPGYSARFFDQDHYVVKGAGPFTSSRLLRRSFRNWFRQSYPYAHIGFRCVQS; encoded by the coding sequence ATGATGCAATTGGCCAAATTGAAAAGTGAATTAGACGATGCCCGGCTCTGCACGGATCGTCTCTTCTCCCTTGTGAGTGATGAAGCCATGTATGAGCGTCCAATCCCCGAGCGACATCGTTTAATTTTTTACCTGGGCCATCTTGAGGCATTTGACTGGAATCAGATTGGTCGTTGGACATTGGGCATGCCGTCGTTTCATGAATCATTTGACCAGTTATTTGAAGCGGGAATTGATCCTTCCTTGGGAAATCTGCCCGCCGATCGACCATCGGATTGGCCGACAATAAATGAAGTGCACCGTTATAATGCACGTGCTCGTGAAGAAGTGGATCGTCTCTTGCCAACTGTTCCGGAATGTATAATCCATATGGCAGTGGAACATCGTCTGATGCATGCCGAGACGAATGCCTACTTACTCCATCATTTGGATTTAAAGTACAAGCATGCGCCAGCGAATTCCTCCGGGGGCTTATCTTCTTCATTTTCAGAAGACATACCTAAAAATGAGATGATGGAAGTGCCAGAAGGCATGGCCACCCTCGGACGGGAGCCAGAAGAGGGGTTTGGCTGGGACAACGAATTCTTGCAACATGTCGTCCCTGTTCCTGCGTTTTTGATCAGCCGGCATAAAGTGACGAACCAACAATATCTGCGATTTGTTCAGGAAGGTGGCGAGCCGTCCGCATTTTGGGTCAAACGAGGGGATGCCTGGTATGTGCGCACGATGTTCCAGGAAGTCCCATTACCGCCATTCTGGCCGGTGTATGTGACACATCGACAGGCGGAGGCTTACGCTAATTGGGCCGGCATGACCCTCCCGACCGAACCCCAATTTCATCGCGCCGCCTTTGGCACTCCGTCCGGTATTGAGCAATCCTTTCCCTGGGGTAATGCAGCGTCAATGTTTCAACATGGGAATGTTGATTTTCATGCTTGGGATCTGGCTCCTGTGAATGCCCATCCTCTTGGGGACAGTGCGTTTGGTTTGGCTCAGATGGTGGGAAATGGCTGGGAATGGACATCGACCGTTTTCCATCCTTTTCATGGATTTTCACCCTTTCCCACGTATCCTGGTTATTCAGCCAGATTTTTTGATCAGGATCATTATGTGGTGAAAGGTGCCGGGCCTTTTACCTCCAGCCGACTCTTGCGCCGGTCGTTTCGAAATTGGTTTCGACAAAGTTACCCCTATGCGCATATCGGTTTCCGCTGTGTGCAGTCATAA
- a CDS encoding bifunctional UDP-sugar hydrolase/5'-nucleotidase, with product MRVILKRRGHWGLLLFALILWGNPAFATDRLVILHSSEHHGVALPLELAGETGVGGLARRATIVEEVRREGVPVLMVDSGDILIGTALSSWFRGEPDIRAMNLIRYDAMVAGNHDFDYGIDHLRTLVELAEFPILCTNLQSKRSVLPCRRSVVTRLGNVSVGIVGIVGNSNFPDTFNRDVANTLSLMDPIASLQTEALRLRTEAHIDLVIALTHQDSNEDLKILETVEGVDVLIGGHTEGFDGMYAPGLMEPVESVTRPRSVYVKTHRQGRTVGRLDLTIEEGSVIQARSHNIPVTVEVPVEPNVQQLLSEYRQRFARQATQILGEASVRLQGDRPVVRTQETNLGNLLADRMRRKFETDIALINSGQIRRSLEPGPVTLGDMLSVLPFDSALVTVHVTGAMLRQVLEHSVSQWPNHSGRFLQVSGLQVTYQGKAPVGSRVKSIMVGGMPLDMSKTYTVATDAFVAEGGDGYDMLTHLSDRRDHQIPLRDLLLKALVDGPLYAEADDRIVFVNSFPSH from the coding sequence ATGCGAGTGATACTTAAAAGACGGGGGCATTGGGGGCTCCTCCTTTTTGCCTTGATTCTCTGGGGGAACCCAGCCTTTGCGACCGACCGGTTGGTGATTCTGCATTCGAGCGAGCATCACGGGGTTGCGCTTCCGCTTGAGCTAGCCGGAGAGACGGGAGTTGGAGGCCTGGCCAGGCGGGCCACAATTGTGGAAGAGGTTCGGCGGGAAGGCGTGCCGGTCTTGATGGTGGATTCGGGGGATATTCTTATTGGAACCGCTTTGTCTTCCTGGTTTCGCGGTGAACCGGATATACGAGCCATGAATCTGATCCGCTACGATGCGATGGTGGCTGGAAATCATGATTTTGATTATGGAATTGACCATCTTCGCACATTGGTTGAGTTAGCCGAATTCCCAATTTTATGCACGAACCTTCAGTCTAAGCGATCTGTCCTCCCTTGCCGGCGCTCAGTTGTCACCCGCTTGGGGAATGTGAGTGTTGGAATCGTCGGAATTGTGGGGAACAGTAATTTTCCTGATACCTTCAACCGGGATGTCGCCAATACGTTATCATTGATGGATCCGATTGCCTCTCTTCAAACTGAAGCCCTGCGGTTACGGACAGAAGCCCATATTGACCTGGTCATTGCCCTCACACATCAAGATAGCAATGAAGATTTAAAAATTCTGGAGACCGTTGAGGGGGTGGATGTGCTCATCGGTGGACATACCGAAGGGTTTGACGGAATGTATGCTCCTGGTTTGATGGAGCCGGTTGAATCCGTGACTCGTCCTCGATCGGTGTATGTGAAGACGCATCGGCAGGGCCGAACAGTCGGGCGATTAGATCTGACGATTGAGGAAGGATCGGTGATCCAGGCGCGTTCACACAATATTCCAGTGACCGTGGAAGTTCCAGTCGAGCCGAATGTCCAACAACTTCTGAGCGAGTATCGACAGCGGTTTGCCCGTCAAGCCACTCAGATATTGGGGGAGGCGTCTGTGCGGCTCCAGGGCGATCGGCCTGTTGTCCGGACCCAAGAAACCAATTTGGGAAATTTGTTGGCAGATCGTATGCGAAGGAAATTTGAGACGGATATCGCCTTAATAAATTCCGGACAAATTCGTCGAAGCCTGGAACCCGGTCCGGTAACATTAGGCGATATGCTTTCGGTCCTGCCCTTTGACTCCGCCCTTGTGACCGTACATGTGACGGGAGCGATGCTTCGTCAGGTTTTAGAGCATAGTGTGAGTCAATGGCCGAATCATTCCGGTCGGTTCCTCCAGGTATCCGGTCTCCAGGTCACGTATCAAGGAAAGGCACCGGTTGGATCTCGTGTGAAGAGCATCATGGTTGGGGGTATGCCCTTAGATATGTCAAAAACCTATACTGTCGCGACGGACGCCTTTGTGGCTGAGGGCGGGGATGGCTATGACATGTTGACTCACCTCTCGGATCGAAGGGACCATCAAATCCCCTTGAGAGATCTGTTGTTGAAAGCCTTAGTTGATGGTCCGCTCTATGCGGAAGCAGATGATCGTATCGTATTCGTGAATAGCTTCCCGTCTCATTAA
- a CDS encoding energy-coupling factor transporter transmembrane component T produces MHQLDGRTKVLTVLGVFGLALCFSDPVYLLGVFGGVMGGLTMSQAGANVRKMWMLTVLLFGYSVALWPFFVDGVTSVPVLHGLGVTWEGVRVGLGMGLRLLIMLWGGIWLLSTTTVEELAHASQQLGLPSRAGFVFSLAFRWVGMFLGAGVGVVQAQRSRGLDVSTGGILQRIRKYVPLVIPLIGHALRQTNLLAMSLESKGFHPSATRHFYATGKLRARDYTVMSVMLILLGVSLWLRWQGVGTLDMQF; encoded by the coding sequence ATGCACCAGTTAGATGGTCGCACCAAAGTTCTGACGGTGCTTGGGGTGTTTGGATTAGCCCTGTGTTTTTCGGACCCGGTTTACTTGCTTGGAGTATTTGGAGGCGTGATGGGTGGGTTAACTATGTCTCAGGCAGGGGCGAATGTCAGGAAAATGTGGATGCTGACGGTTCTCCTGTTTGGCTATAGCGTGGCTCTCTGGCCATTCTTTGTCGATGGTGTGACCTCTGTTCCCGTCTTGCATGGCCTTGGAGTGACCTGGGAAGGTGTCAGGGTTGGTTTAGGAATGGGTCTCCGGCTGTTGATTATGCTCTGGGGTGGTATTTGGTTACTCTCGACAACGACGGTGGAAGAGCTCGCGCACGCCTCTCAGCAATTGGGACTTCCTTCACGGGCAGGGTTTGTCTTCTCACTCGCGTTCCGGTGGGTGGGAATGTTCTTAGGAGCAGGCGTGGGTGTGGTTCAAGCGCAGCGATCACGCGGATTAGATGTGTCGACCGGCGGAATTCTACAACGCATTCGTAAATATGTTCCCCTGGTGATTCCCTTGATTGGGCATGCCCTTCGTCAAACGAATCTTCTGGCGATGTCGCTGGAGTCTAAAGGGTTTCATCCCTCAGCGACACGGCATTTTTACGCTACCGGGAAATTGAGGGCCCGGGATTACACGGTCATGAGTGTGATGCTGATTCTTTTAGGAGTAAGCCTTTGGTTGCGATGGCAGGGCGTCGGTACTCTCGATATGCAATTTTGA